The following is a genomic window from Bufo gargarizans isolate SCDJY-AF-19 chromosome 10, ASM1485885v1, whole genome shotgun sequence.
GGTTCCTCAGGATGAAGAGGTTGGGAGCCACCAATTTtgagtgtacctccatcattACATGGCGCGTTAATGAGGACGGTGGAGTAACGCCTCTGCAGATACCGGCTGTGATGTGTATGGGCGAGGCAGACGTGTACCTTGCATCTGCACCAGAAATTCCGTCTTGATTCTCCGAGCAGCTTCACTTTCATTTTCATTCCGAGAGCCGCAAAGCGAGTCGACCTCATCGATGAATATAATGGAAGGTTTATGCTGCCTCGCCAGCTCAAAGAGGTTTTTCACCAGCCTGTAAAGCATCGAAAGCAAATGACGTGATGTCTGTCTCCGACACCGGCGTGTGTGGGCGCTAGCGGGACCACTCACTTCTCACTCTCTCCCAACCACTTGGACATCAAATCAGAGGAGGACACGGAGAAGAACGTAGAGTTGTTGGCTTCGGTTGCTACAGCTTTGGCCAGGTAGGATTTTCCTGTTCCGGGGGGTCCAAACAACAAGATACCACGCCAGGGAGTGCGCTTTCCTTAAACAAACAAATCATTGTGCACATGTTAGAAGACAGAGGTTGCACTACAGTCACTAGTAGAATGTAATCGCTTCTCCCCAAAAATGCAGTTACTACTCTACACTGCTTTTTCCCGTTTGCCTCCAAATTTCTGAAAAAACTATTATATTTCAGGATCGCGCACAACGACGTCACCTAGATAGCAGATTTTGCTTCTAAATGGCAGCAGGGTGTTGTGGGCGGCTCATACCTATGGGTCCTGCGCTGTAAGATCACATCCTGCAGTGCTGGCTCCTCTACAGTagcctataagggtccattcacacgtccgtatgtgttttgcagatccgcaaaacacggacaccggcaatgtgcgttccgcattttgcggaccgaacatcgccagcactctcatagaaaatgccttttctcgtccgcaattgcggacaagaatagggcatgttctattttttggcggaatggaagtgcggatccgcaaatgcggacagcacattctggccccattgaaaatcaatgggtccataCCTGTTCCTGCAAAATTGCGGACATGTAAATGGATCCTAAATGTCCTACCACTCCGGTCCCTGTCGGGACTGCAGTTGTTATGTGACATCATCGTTcgcatgaccgctgcagccaaacaATTTCAGCGGTCACATGTGCTTGAACGACGCATGAccattgaggccagtgattggctggagcagtcatgtgaataaagaatggcatgtGACCACCAAAGGCCCAGAGGGGATCGGAGTGACGGGCATCTAAAAGAGAAGTCTCTACTTTATATCGCCTCTTCTTGCTTTGTGatgattacaaaaaaataaaaatgtaaaaatcctgGACGGTCCCTTTAAAGCACAATTATGATCACAGACCGTGCTCAGCATAACTGTATAGCGGCTTCTATACAATAGTAGTACATGTGAGAAAATGGGCAATCCAATTTTATAAGGGGGATATGACATCTTCCTCACCTTCCAGCAGCCTCCCCTGTCCCTGCTCACAGCCTCGTCCTTAATCTGTCTGCAGTATCACAGtaaacagcaggcagggagaagggGGGTGTGCAGCTGCAGCCTGTGTTTCTGTGATGCTGCATGCCATGAGAGCGGGGAGCGGAAGCAGGGAGACATCTGTGTCAGAGTACAGTGCACAGCACTCCGGGATGTGTGGGCCGCGGAGGACCCTAGACCAAGGTAAGGGCCGCGGAGGACCCTAGACCAAGGTAAGGGCCGCGGAGGACCCTAGACCAAGGTAAGGGCCGCGGAGGACCCTAGACCAAGGTAAGGGCCGCGGAGGACCCTAGACCAAGGTAAGGGCCGCGGAGGACCCTAGACCAAGGTAAGGGCCGCGGAGGACCCTAGACCAAGGTAAGGGCCGCGGAGGACCCTAGACCAAGGTAAGGGCCGCGGAGGACCCTAGACCAAGGTAAGGGCCGCGGAGGACCCTAGACCAAGGTAAGGGCCGCGGAGGACCCTAGACCAAGGTAAGGGCCGCGGAGGACCCTAGACAAGGTAAGGGCCGCGGAGGACCCTAGACCAAGGTAAGGGCCGCGGAGGACCCTAGACCAAGGTAAGGGCCGCGGAGGACCCTAGACCAAGGTAAGGGCCGCGGAGGACCCTAGACCAAGGTAAGGGCCGCGGAGGACCCTAGACCAAGGTAAGGGCCGCGGAGGACCCTAGACCAAGGTAAGGGCCGCGGAGGACCCTAGACCAAGGTAAGGGCCGCGGAGGACCCTAGACCAAGGTAAGGGCCGCGGAGGACCCTAGACCAAGGTAAGGGCCGCGGAGGACCCTAGACCAAGGTAAGGGCCGCGGAGGACCCTAGACCAAGGTAAGGGCCGCGGAGGACCCTAGACCAAGGTAAGGGCCGCGGAGGACCCTAGACCAAGGTAAGGGCCGCGGAGGACCCTAGACCAAGGTAAGGGCCGCGGAGGACCCTAGACCAAGGTAAGGGCCGCGGAGGACCCTAGACCAAGGTAAGGGCCGCGGAGGACCCTAGACCAAGGTAAGGGCCGCGGAGGACCCTAGACCAAGGTAAGGGCCGCGGAGGACCCTAGACCAAGGTAAGGGCCGCGGAGGACCCTAGACCAAGGTAAGGGCCGCGGAGGACCCTAGACCAAGGTAAGGGCCGCGGAGGACCCTAGACCAAGGTAAGGGCCGCGGAGGACCCTAGACCAAGGTAAGGGCCGCGGAGGACCCTAGACCAAGGTAAGGGCCGCGGAGGACCCTAGACCAAGGTAAGGGCCGCGGAGGACCCTAGACCAAGGTAAGGGCCGCGGAGGACCCTAGACCAAGGTAAGGGCCGCGGAGGACCCTAGACCAAGGTAAGGGCCGCGGAGGACCCTAGACCAAGGTAAGGGCCGCGGAGGACCCTAGACCAAGGTAAGGGCCGCGGAGGACCCTAGACCAAGGTAAGGGCCGCGGAGGACCCTAGACCAAGGTAAGGGCCGCGGAGGACCCTAGACCAAGGTAAGGGCCGCGGAGGACCCTAGACCAAGGTAAGGGCCGCGGAGGACCCTAGACCAAGGTAAGGGCCGCGGAGGACCCTAGACCAAGGTAAGGGCCGCGGAGGACCCTAGACCAAGGTAAGGGCCGCGGAGGACCCTAGACCAAGGTAAGGGCCGCGGAGGACCCTAGACCAAGGTAAGGGCCGCGGAGGACCCTAGACCAAGGTAAGGGCCGCGGAGGACCCTAGACCAAGGTAAGGGCCGCGGAGGACCCTAGACCAAGGTAAGGGCCGCGGAGGACCCTAGACCAAGGTAAGGGCCGCGGAGGACCCTAGACCAAGGTAAGGGCAGCGGAGGACCCTAGACCAAGGTAAGGGCAGACGTACATATCTTACTGCATTGTGCCGTCAGCTCCCTAGCTGACATGGATAAAAATAAGCCAAGAAAATGCCCTTTTTATACACAAGGGGGGAGAattatcagactggtgtaaattagaactggcttagttgcccatagcaaccaatcaggttcgaTCTTTCatagctcctttagaaaataaaaggtggaatctgattggttgctattggcagctaagccagtttctactttaaaccagtttgataaatgtcccccaaaatgtcagAAAGACGAACCTGTGAAGAGATGGGGAAACTTAATGGGTAAAATCACGGCCTCCTTCAAAGCCTCCTTGGCCCCTTCCAGCCCAGCCACGTCATTCCAACTAACGTTCGGCTTCTCCATTACGATGGCACCTACAaatattggggggaaaaaatatataaaaatgaaatgaaGGTAGAAATAAGCCTAAAGCGGCAGAGAAATAGTAACACATAGAATGGCGGCATTAAAGAGGTTAATAACAGGACAAAATCCTGGTCATTACCAATGAGACTGAACAGCGGGAAACACTGACCAGAAGAACGCAGCTACCCCCCCTTCTGTCCACTCCTATACAAAGGccaggggataactatcagactgGCGGGGGTCCTACAGCTGGGACTGGAGCGGTTGGTTGGAAAAGCGctccgctgctccattcatttgtatgggatcGCTAGAGATAGTCGAGAACATCGCTTGGCGcggccatagaaatgaatggagctgtggcGCACATTTCCGACCAGCCACTTcgtccatttcaggggggctccaCAGGGTCCCCATGttcgtgattggtgggggtcccaacaatctgatcaggataggggataacttgttataacTGGAATACACCTTTAACCCTAAAATCCCCCTATCACTATGCGACCTATCTCCACCATGTCTCCACTGTTCTCTGTGATCCCCACTAATCACCGGCCCACTTCTGGCCGTCCGTCCCACTTCTCATATCTTCTGCCATCTTCtccctctatcctcttctcctacAATCCACAGAAGCTTCTTTACCCCGGACGTACCCATTAGTTGTTCCTGTAGTTTCTTTTTTTCTGGATTTTCTCCCTCACTGTCGCTGTCGCTTCTGTGGGGACAGAAAATAACATTGATGATTTGCCCATGGTTAGGGTCTACGGTATGTGACCTTCTATACCAGCGCTGGTCATCCACGAGGGCACGGCGGCATGCTGCTCACCCCTTCTCATTCTGGGACTCTTTCACGGGCTTCTTGCCTTGCTTGTCCTTTGTCTTCAGATAATCCTTAAGCTTCTCGGCTCGGTCCAGGTACTGCATGCACTTGGCTCGGATGCTCTCCTTGGCCTTGTCGCTGTGAGCTTCATCTGGAGgcaaaaaaacaataatatatggttttcagcatccaaaaatctaaatttctgTGATTTATTCCAACCAGAAAAAATTAGCATGATGAAGGGAGGAGGCGGCTGACAGACGCCTCTAGGGCAGCGTATCTGCCACGGAACAAAAGGATAAGGCATGCTGAAATGCGACTGCCCGCTCCTTATCtgccccacacacattagatggttgagcGGTCCTGTCTACATTCatctaatgcaggcatgctcaacctgcggccctccagctgttgcaaaactacaactcccagcatcccctaatagctgtaggctgtctaggcatgctgggagttgtatttttgaaTCCATGCCATCCATGATGAACACTTCCTGTTGGCTGTTTGTGGCTCTGCCATACTGACGTGGCATCTGTGGCAGGTTCTTCATGCCATCAATCTGCTGACCAAGGGTCACCATGGATGTTCTGCTGCAACCAGAGATGCCCACCATTGAAGCCACCTTGTGTCCACAGACTTACACTTGATGGCGTGCAGGAAGTACTCCACCGCATGCTGGTACAACCTCAAAGCCTCCTCATAGTTCTTGTTCTTGTCCTCCTCTGTGGCTTTGGTGACCAAATCAATGGCTTTCTGTAAGGATGAAGAAAAGTTTGGATCAATATACATGAAAGACAATTCACGTGCCCACTGGGCAAAATGCAGAAATGCTCCTGTGTCTGGACATTGCTATCACATAGTTATAGCGCCCCCTGGTGTTCCTTCACTTCCCACTCAGAAGGTCCACTTCTTGTGCAGTGATTTTCTAGTGGCTGCCTGAACATTAACCGAAATTACTCCGCTGCTCGCCTACAAGAGGATCTGGGCAGTGCACCCGAGCTACTGGAGACGAGGGACCACCGCCACTAGATGTCCTTGGCAGCATCACACTGACACGCCCTAAACACGTCCCCAGGGGTCTGCTGCTCCCATGTCTGGCCGTATGTATCAGTATACACCTCTATAAATGGGGGTGGGATAGCACattggacaaggaggaggagagtAGGGATCAGAGGGGTAGTGACAAGAGAAGGGACCAGAAGGAGTCCGTTCAGAAAACTTGCAATACCAAGGGGCGCTATAGGAACGCGAGAGTGTATGCTACCACCCCACTACACCTATCCTAGACAAATTTATGACGTTTTATGAGGCCTTGTATCagtctaaggccgaatgcacacggccgtgttccacggccgagagcggtccgtagtatgccgggctggattcctgttcagagcaggagcgcacggcgtcattggttgctatgacgccgtgcgcttcatgtcaccgctgcactacagtaatacactatacgatcTTGAAAACGGAAAATCTCCGGGGCCAGATGGCCCACCGTAGGAAGTTTATGTGAGATATACTCTGCGGTAGAAACAGGATCAGTCCTCACGTCATTTCTGGAATAAACTGTAATTTTATTGCTGAAACCAAAGATCCTCTGGAATGTGGTTCTTACCGACCGAGAGCGTTCATCAAGGTGGATTATAGAATCCTTACATGCATATTAGCTCCAGATTCAACCGGCTAATCCTATCCTTGATAAACCCAGATCAAATGGGCATAAACCCAGTCATAAAGTCAACCACGGTTAATGGGTTTTAGATGCCgatcttaataaaggcccatagctgatggaggatccgccggagttatgaagcgccggcctctccataactggCGCATtctgcgccagttctaaatgtaagacggcttccgAGAGGCGTTACATTTAGAtatttttctacacctaaaaaaaagtagtggaaaatgatgaatgagacggaccTGCCGGCTCTTCCCGCCCGCGCCACAGTCCCTATATCCACACGCTGCCGTGTACAAACAGGCGTACCGTGAGAGCCTGACAGGGCGTGCGGACTGTGGCGTGGGTCATCACGAATTCAATATGTCAGACTATGTAGAATGCTCAACCCACCTCTTCACGTCCTGGACACCATAATGTGTAGCTCCCAGCCAGCCGGCAAACACGAGCCCTCAGGGCACTATCGCTCGTTACCATTCCTTGATGTTATGTTATTACAATGTTAATTCCGGTatcgagatccggcagaggaactcaataccggaaatgaacggatccgttttgattttgcacatcaggatgcatccgttccgtcagcatgcggttgtgtgaaatcaaatcgtaaaataaaaaaaataaagaagaaccGTCACAGTTGACTTACAGTGCTTtaagtgacggatccgttttttttttttttcagtttctatgactggacacaaaaccgcagtttGCAGCAAAACTAaatgctgccggaacggaagacTTCCTGATGATCCTGAAACGGAAACGGTTTTATTTTGGGTTTTGAGGTCCTCTgccggatcttaataccggaaaacaacacaACGTGACCTGTGACAATTGAGAACTCGCTTGTGTATCAGTTGTCATTCTCACTACATTATTACTGCCCTGTGCGGTTGTCACCCTTCTGTCATCTGAACCATGTGACACCAGCACTACCTGAGTCACGGGGATATATTTAGAGGCCGCACATCACATGACAGGTACCTTTCAGTGGATGTCTGGGTGCAGTCAGATCACTATGAGGTCAGACAGAACCGGAAAAGCAGGAAATCAAGGAAACAATAATGTTCCCCTGATCCTGGAGAGGGATCTGGGCTCTTCTGGGAATCTCCGCCAGATGATAACTAGACCATAGGACAAGGGTCAGTAGTCCTGGACCATGGACTGAACCTAGGGCTAGAgctgtctggtcacatgatgatacTGGGGGGGTTGCTGAGCTTCTATGTATGTTTgcctacacatgcatgctcggccactCATGCAGGTGGGAGCGTCTTCTCTATCCAAGAATCTGCCAATGAGTAAGAGCCAGGAGGGCCGCATACAGATCATCGATATAacgttgtcacggtggggagtgggggggaaaccccccaccgtacaacagggagcaaacaggaaaacaacaaggcCAGAGGCTGGGATAagtgagcaggtcacctcctatagcatccctaatcctcgccctaactcctcaccgtatgagcggacctggatggtaggacggctcatacccaggaaacctaggaccctgagtcgccctgataatccctcaaataAAGAAAGggcagagacgacctgttcatcccagacacaGATGAACACCGGCCTAGTGGATCGGCAAGTAAGCACACcatacaacacacttacctgccgcagcaacaccGACTGGAACCCGAGCATGAGTACTGGTGCCCACACAccatacaggacacagtacaaacaaccacacCCAGGTATCCAGTACACCATTTACTACCTGGACCCCTATGCAGCAAGATGCACGGCGgcccaggcagcgctgcatacaggcttgtggttccccctctagggaaccctgacacccccttccggaggcacaCCACACAGGGAACAcatctagcaaacatgctggactataGACACCAagagaccagacatgtaacaaccactaaacaagacaacaaccacccatacataaacaacaccaaacatatgcaagggtagtAAAGGGAAGGTGAACAACAGGAACATAGGGGAGACATCATGGtgaccttgatgttccacaaggtggccctcaagcactGGGCAGAGGCTGGGCAAGAGCACCGCTCCAGCACACAGCAAGGCTGAAGGAACACTGAACCCAGCCAAcaggccacaggcaatataaacctcgtggtcacacctaaatccccaccgGCTACAGGGAAGGCCCCAAGGAGAAAGGAGCAGGCACCTACACGCTGCAACCACAACACGCGCGGCGCACACCAAAGGCTGTGACAAACGTGTGTAATAACGCATGTGgccagcttaaagaggacctctcaccgctcctgacatgtctgtgttaATAGAttcatgcattccccgtgtaataacagttctggatcatctattcttatggctctatgttgtgccgttcctttattattcctgctagaagttatgaatgaattgctagcagtctgcagtaagggtattgggggggggggggtgtattttttttatttaagggtatttttttatttacataatGTGTGGTACAAGCTTGGAAGATATTTCATATTCGTTCTtccttaaatgggtattcccatctggataTGCCATAAACGTCTGATGGGTGCAGCCTCACCTCTGGGATGGGGAGAAAGCTGCGCATGCGAGGCCACCCTTTATTCACCACTATTGAACTTACAGAATTTCTAGCAGGATCAATAGAGGATCAgaacatcatagagtcataagaatagatgctccggaacggttattacatggggaatgcaagtagttacagacatgtcaggagagggggtgCTGAAGCCTCACGGGGCCAGTTCTGTAAGCCCGGCTAGTGCCTCtgaaatcctgcgcatgcgctgcaGTATGTCCTTCTGCAGAGCATTCCGCTGAGGTGCATACACCTTGGTTTTACTAGTGCACCGTGTGCAGAGTGCTCCGCAGAAGGGGGTATCGCAGCTGACCACAAGttccttttaaaagggtttttcagcacaaaaaaagctaaagttttttgctgtaaaaaaaacaaaaacagaacctATAGGCCCCTACTTTTGAATTTCCATTGGTGCTGGTGC
Proteins encoded in this region:
- the VPS4A gene encoding vacuolar protein sorting-associated protein 4A codes for the protein MTTSTLQKAIDLVTKATEEDKNKNYEEALRLYQHAVEYFLHAIKYEAHSDKAKESIRAKCMQYLDRAEKLKDYLKTKDKQGKKPVKESQNEKGSDSDSEGENPEKKKLQEQLMGAIVMEKPNVSWNDVAGLEGAKEALKEAVILPIKFPHLFTGKRTPWRGILLFGPPGTGKSYLAKAVATEANNSTFFSVSSSDLMSKWLGESEKLVKNLFELARQHKPSIIFIDEVDSLCGSRNENESEAARRIKTEFLVQMQGVGNNNDGILVLGATNIPWVLDSAIRRRFEKRIYIALPEEGARAQMFRLHLGNTVHSLSEANIRELANKTDGYSGADISIIVRDALMQPVRKVQSATHFKKVRGPSRTNPGAIVDDLLTPCSPGDPGALEMTWMEVASDKLLEPVVSMSDMLRSLATTRPTVNTEDLLKVKKFTEDFGQEG